One region of Oryza sativa Japonica Group chromosome 10, ASM3414082v1 genomic DNA includes:
- the LOC4348710 gene encoding uncharacterized protein produces the protein MKVLVAVDDSRGSHRALSWVLDHLFFPAAATGDGGEEEQVPRPAPELVLVHAIEPLHHVMFPVGPGSAVYGAASMMEAVRAAQAENARNLLVRARLICERRGVAAATVAVEGEPREALCRAAEDAGAGLLVVGSRGLGALKRAFLGSVSDYCAHRASCPIMVVKPPPDAGDEDDGGHCTSN, from the exons ATGAAGGTGCTTGTGGCGGTGGACGACAGCCGTGGCAGCCACCGCGCGCTGTCCTGGGTGCTCGACCACCTcttcttccccgccgccgccaccggcgacggcggcgaggaggagcaggtgccgcggccggcgccggagctggTGCTTGTCCATGCCATTGAGCCGCTCCACCACGTCATGTTCCCCGTCGGCCCAG GGTCGGCGGTGTACGGCGCGGCGTCGATGATGGAGGCGGTGCGGGCGGCGCAGGCGGAGAACGCGCGGAACCTGCTCGTCAGGGCGAGGCTGATCTGCGAGCGGCGTGGGGTggccgcggcgacggtggcggtggagggggaGCCCCGGGAGGCGCTGTGCCGCGCCGCTgaggacgccggcgccggcctgcTCGTCGTCGGCAGCCGCGGCCTCGGCGCCCTCAAGAG GGCGTTCCTGGGCAGCGTCAGCGACTACTGCGCGCACCGCGCGAGCTGCCCGATCATGGTCGTCAAGCCGCCtcccgacgccggcgacgaagacgacggcggccacTGCACGAGCAACTGA
- the LOC4348711 gene encoding soluble starch synthase 2-1, chloroplastic/amyloplastic → MAAAAVSSLLAPSGSCYSPGCHSCWGPGPGGGRRLPSPRRRPITAAARPTWAVPRRSRLEWGRVEAQNSGARTSCRAALQWLSSTARSHVNVGYGSPLVFPGLTKPGSSRCLCVVGMVGNAGNQVGDDSDDGIKVTNEKLRAVIRKSKEVLEIHRNLLEKISASERKKITSIIEDSSIYNEQDPFGQRDSSFYHLDEVPDDDEFSYDLQMYLDRRPDQSEVVATQDYEAQLSQISEMGQSVAEGTSDDPSASAAVDLINIILVAAECAPWSKTGGLGDVAGALPKALARRGHRVMVVVPMYKNYAEPQQLGEPRRYQVAGQDMEVIYYHAYIDGVDFVFIDNPIFHHVENDIYGGDRTDILKRMVLLCKAAIEVPWYVPCGGYCYGDGNLVFLANDWHTALLPVYLKAYYHDNGFMIYARSVLVIHNIAHQGRGPLDDFSYLDLPVDYMDLFKLYDPFGGDHLNIFAAGIKAADRLLTVSHGYAWELKTAEGGWGLHGIINESDWKFQGIVNGIDTTDWNPRCDIHLKSDGYTNYSLETVQAGKQQCKAALQKELGLPVRGDVPVIAFIGRLDHQKGVDLIAEAMPWIAGQDVQLIMLGTGRQDLEDTLRRLESQHYDRVRGWVGFSIRLAHRMTAGADILLMPSRFEPCGLNQLYAMMYGTVPVVHAVGGLRDTVEHYNPYEESGLGWTFEKAEANRLIDALGHCLNTYRNYRTSWEGLQKRGMMQDLSWDNAAKLYEEVLLAAKYQW, encoded by the exons atggcggcggcggccgtctcctccctcctcgccccttCGGGATCCTGCTACTCCCCCGGATGCCACAGCTGCTGGGGTCCCGGGCCCGGAGGCGGGCGGCGCCTACCTTCCCCGCGCCGGCGCCCGATTACCGCCGCGGCTCGCCCT ACTTGGGCAGTGCCGAGGAGGAGCAGGTTGGAGTGGGGGCGTGTGGAGGCTCAGAATTCGGGCGCTCGCACCAGCTGCCGAGCAGCACTGCAATGGCTATCATCCACG GCAAGGTCCCATGTGAATGTTGGTTATGGGTCGCCGCTGGTGTTCCCAGGTTTGACCAAACCGGGGTCAAGCAGGTGTCTATGCGTTGTTGGAATGGTCGGCAATGCAGGGAATCAAGTTGGTGACGATAGTGATGATGGAATCAAGGTTACCAATGAGAAGCTTCGTGCTGTTATCCGCAAGAGCAAAGAGGTGTTGGAGATCCATCGGAATCTACTTGAGAAG ATATCGGCATCAGAAAGGAAGAAGATCACTTCAATTATAGAGGACAGTTCCATTTATAATGAGCAAGATCCATTTGGTCAAAGAGATAGTTCTTTTTATCATCTTGATGAAGTTCCAGACGATGATGAATTTAGCTATGACCTACAGATGTACCTTGATAGACGTCCAGATCAATCTGAAGTTGTTGCAACTCAGGATTATGAGGCACAACTAAGTCAAATAAGTGAAATGGGACAGTCAGTTGCTGAGGGCACTAGTGATGATCCATCTGCTTCAGCTGCTGTAGATCTTATCAATATCATATTGGTAGCGGCGGAGTGTGCTCCTTGGTCCAAAACAG GTGGGCTTGGAGATGTTGCTGGAGCTTTGCCAAAGGCTTTGGCTAGGAGAGGTCACCGTGTCATG GTAGTAGTGCCAATGTATAAAAACTACGCAGAACCTCAACAGCTAGGAGAGCCAAGGAGATACCAGGTTGCAGGGCAG GATATGGAGGTAATTTATTATCATGCATACATAGATGGTGTGGATTTTGTTTTCATTGACAATCCTATCTTCCACCACGTTGAGAATGACATTTATGGCGGAGACCGAACA GACATCTTAAAACGGATGGTTTTGTTGTGCAAAGCGGCTATAGAG GTTCCATGGTATGTTCCTTGTGGTGGCTACTGCTACGGTGATGGAAATCTTGTGTTCCTTGCAAATGATTGGCATACTGCACTACTGCCTGTTTATTTGAAGGCATACTATCATGACAATGGTTTCATGATATATGCCCGTTCTGTTCTTGTCATACACAATATAGCACATCAG GGTCGTGGCCCATTAGATGACTTCAGTTATCTGGATTTGCCAGTTGATTACATGGATCTTTTCAAACTTTATGACCCATTTGGGGGTGATCACCTAAACATATTTGCAGCTGGTATTAAAGCTGCTGACCGTTTGCTTACTGTAAGCCATGGTTATGCATGGGAGCTCAAAACAGCTGAAGGTGGTTGGGGTCTTCATGGGATCATCAATGAAAGCGATTGGAAATTTCAGGGCATTGTAAATGGCATTGATACAACTGATTGGAATCCTAGGTGTGATATCCACCTAAAATCTGATGGGTACACCAATTATTCTCTAGAAACAGTTCAGGCAGGTAAACAGCAATGTAAGGCAGCATTGCAGAAGGAACTTGGTCTCCCAGTTCGTGGCGATGTTCCTGTCATTGCTTTCATTGGACGGCTAGACCATCAAAAAGGTGTAGACCTTATAGCAGAAGCAATGCCATGGATTGCTGGCCAAGATGTACAGTTAATAATGTTGGGCACTGGACGGCAAGACCTCGAAGATACATTGAGGAGGCTTGAGAGCCAACATTACGATAGAGTTAGGGGGTGGGTTGGTTTTTCCATCAGGTTGGCTCATCGAATGACAGCAGGGGCTGATATACTATTGATGCCATCAAGGTTTGAGCCATGTGGATTGAATCAGCTCTATGCCATGATGTATGGGACTGTCCCAGTAGTCCATGCGGTCGGTGGTCTTCGAGACACCGTTGAGCACTACAATCCCTACGAGGAGTCCGGACTTGGTTGGACTTTTGAAAAGGCAGAGGCAAACAGACTGATTGATGCTCTAGGGCACTGCTTGAACACGTACAGGAACTACAGGACTAGTTGGGAGGGACTCCAAAAGAGAGGGATGATGCAAGATCTAAGTTGGGATAATGCTGCTAAGCTGTATGAGGAAGTCCTCCTAGCTGCCAAGTATCAATGGTGA
- the LOC4348712 gene encoding inactive protein RESTRICTED TEV MOVEMENT 2 — MDGAGGRSYEDFKPPHKMVREPPTHTLTIDLSAKGYKKEHIKVQLVRSRRRLVVSGECPVAGETNRWSRFRLQFPVPDGCDLKAIQARLHDGVIRVTLPGVKPQQQPPPAKTAAAAAVVGGDQRGGGERCQFLRERGKLATTLLGVVLVLFSFVIYIRYSVKP, encoded by the exons atggacggcgccggcggccgctcgtACGAGGACTTCAAGCCGCCGCACAAGATGGTCCGCGAGCCGCCCACGCACACCCTCACCATCGATCTCTCCGCCAAAG GGTACAAGAAGGAGCACATCAAGGTGCAGCTGGtccgcagccggcggcggctggtcgTGAGCGGCGAGTgccccgtcgccggcgagacCAACCGGTGGAGCCGCTTCCGGCTGCAGTTCCCGGTGCCCGACGGCTGCGACCTCAAGGCCATCCAGGCGAGGCTCCACGACGGCGTCATCCGCGTCACCCTGCCCGGCGTcaagccgcagcagcagccgccgcccgccaagacggccgccgccgccgcggtagtAGGAGGGGAtcagcggggcggcggcgaacgATGCCAATTCCTCCGGGAGCGGGGAAAGCTCGCGACCACCCTGCTCGGCGTGGTGCTCGTCTTGTTTAGCTTCGTCATCTACATCAGGTACAGCGTGAAGCCATGA